A window from gamma proteobacterium SS-5 encodes these proteins:
- a CDS encoding threonylcarbamoyl-AMP synthase: protein MAQFFQIHQDNPQPRLVRQAVEIISAGGLVVYPTDSSYALGCQIGDKSAMERIRQIRRVDHHHHFTLVCRDLSEITTYAKIDNQQYRLLKNLTPGPYTFICEATKQVPKRLMHAKRKTIGIRVPDHRVALALLEELNEPLMSSTLIMPEDDLPMSDPYDIRDLLSHAVDLIIDGGYCGLEPSTVIDLEDDTPKVLRQGKGDAGFLESQA from the coding sequence ATGGCCCAATTCTTTCAGATTCATCAGGACAACCCGCAGCCGCGCTTGGTGCGTCAGGCGGTGGAGATCATCTCCGCCGGTGGGTTGGTGGTCTATCCCACCGACTCCAGCTATGCCCTGGGCTGCCAGATCGGCGACAAATCGGCCATGGAGCGCATCCGTCAGATCCGGCGGGTGGATCACCACCACCACTTCACCCTGGTCTGCCGTGACCTGTCCGAGATCACCACCTATGCCAAGATCGACAACCAGCAGTACCGCCTGCTGAAGAACCTCACCCCAGGCCCCTACACCTTCATCTGCGAGGCCACCAAGCAGGTGCCCAAGCGGCTGATGCACGCCAAGCGCAAGACCATTGGCATCCGCGTGCCGGACCACCGCGTGGCCCTGGCCCTGCTGGAGGAACTGAACGAACCCCTGATGAGTTCCACCCTGATCATGCCAGAAGACGATCTGCCCATGTCCGACCCCTATGACATCCGCGACCTGCTCTCCCATGCGGTGGATCTGATCATCGATGGCGGCTACTGCGGCCTGGAGCCGAGCACGGTGATCGATCTGGAAGACGATACCCCCAAGGTGCTGCGCCAGGGCAAGGGCGATGCCGGCTTTCTGGAGAGCCAGGCTTGA
- a CDS encoding segregation/condensation protein A: protein MTHPVQEEMPFALVQGVPWVKVPKDLYIPPDALEVILDAFEGPLDLLLYLIRRQNLDILDIPIAKITAQYMEYVELMREVRLDLAAEYLVMAAMLAEIKSRMLLPRPPSEEEDELDPRAELVRRLQEYERYKQAAEDLDALPREGRDFHTASAQPPPHERIQPLPDVSLKELTAAFAEVLRRADKFTHHRIERENLSLRERMSRVLDILSQRGFAEFGSFFDLSEGRPGVVVSFMAILELVKESLIVLVQAEPFAPIHLRAAGAATEGTAAELTSGQ, encoded by the coding sequence ATGACCCACCCAGTCCAAGAAGAAATGCCCTTCGCCCTGGTGCAGGGCGTGCCCTGGGTCAAGGTGCCCAAGGACCTCTACATCCCGCCGGATGCCCTGGAGGTGATTCTGGATGCCTTTGAGGGCCCGCTGGACCTGCTGCTGTATCTGATCCGGCGGCAGAATCTGGATATCCTCGATATCCCCATCGCCAAGATAACCGCCCAATACATGGAATACGTCGAGCTGATGCGCGAGGTACGCCTGGACCTGGCCGCCGAATACCTGGTGATGGCCGCCATGCTCGCCGAGATCAAGTCGCGCATGTTGCTGCCGCGCCCGCCCAGCGAGGAGGAGGACGAGCTGGACCCCCGCGCCGAGCTGGTGCGCCGCCTGCAGGAGTACGAGCGTTACAAGCAGGCGGCAGAAGACCTGGATGCCCTGCCGCGAGAGGGGCGGGACTTTCATACCGCCAGCGCCCAGCCGCCGCCACACGAGCGTATCCAACCCCTGCCCGATGTCAGCCTCAAGGAACTGACCGCTGCCTTCGCCGAGGTGCTGCGCCGCGCCGACAAGTTCACCCACCACCGTATCGAGCGGGAGAATCTCTCCCTGCGCGAGCGCATGTCGCGGGTGCTGGACATCCTCAGCCAACGGGGCTTTGCCGAGTTTGGCAGCTTTTTTGACCTCAGCGAAGGCCGCCCCGGCGTGGTGGTGTCCTTCATGGCCATCCTGGAGCTGGTGAAGGAATCCCTGATCGTGCTGGTACAGGCCGAACCCTTCGCCCCCATCCACCTGCGCGCCGCCGGTGCGGCAACCGAGGGCACCGCCGCCGAACTGACTAGCGGCCAATAG
- a CDS encoding tryptophan--tRNA ligase produces MTSLADRHARVLSGMRPTGRLHLGHYHGVLKNWVALQQEYDCFFFVADWHALTTHYEDPSLIPRAVHEMVIDWLAAGIDPDKARLFIQSQVPEHAELHLLLSMITPLGWLERVPSYKDQQEALKEKDLATYGFLGYPLLQSADILIYRAGLVPVGEDQVAHVEITREVARRFNHLYGREPDFEQKAEAALKKMGKKAAKAFASQRRAYQEAGDTEALQAARDLLAEQQNLGLEDRERLLGYLEGGGRVILPEPQPLLTQASKMPGLDGRKMSKSYANTLALNDSPKAVEQKLRTMPTDTNRVRRTDPGDPARCPVWQFHEVYSSADTKDWVAQGCKSAGIGCIDCKQPVIDAVLAELGPMQQRAAEYEARPNLVRQVIEQGGAAARASAQATLAEVRQAMSLSYS; encoded by the coding sequence GTGACTTCCCTAGCCGACCGACACGCCCGCGTTCTCTCCGGCATGCGCCCCACCGGCCGCCTGCATCTGGGTCATTACCACGGCGTGCTGAAGAACTGGGTGGCGCTGCAACAGGAGTACGACTGCTTTTTCTTCGTCGCCGACTGGCATGCCCTGACCACCCACTACGAAGACCCCAGCCTGATCCCCAGGGCGGTGCATGAGATGGTCATCGACTGGCTTGCCGCCGGCATAGACCCGGACAAGGCGCGGCTGTTTATCCAGTCGCAGGTGCCGGAACACGCCGAGCTGCACCTGTTGCTGTCGATGATCACCCCATTGGGCTGGCTGGAACGGGTGCCCAGCTACAAGGATCAGCAGGAGGCGTTGAAGGAAAAGGACCTGGCCACCTACGGCTTTCTGGGCTATCCGTTGCTGCAGAGCGCCGACATCCTCATCTACCGAGCCGGTCTGGTGCCGGTGGGCGAGGATCAGGTGGCCCATGTGGAAATCACCCGCGAGGTGGCGCGGCGCTTCAATCACCTCTATGGCCGCGAGCCGGACTTCGAGCAAAAGGCCGAGGCGGCGCTGAAAAAGATGGGCAAAAAGGCGGCCAAGGCCTTCGCCAGCCAGCGTCGCGCCTATCAGGAGGCCGGTGATACCGAGGCCCTGCAGGCCGCCCGTGACCTGTTGGCAGAGCAGCAGAACCTGGGCCTGGAAGACCGCGAGCGCCTGCTTGGCTATCTGGAGGGCGGTGGTCGGGTGATCCTGCCCGAACCCCAGCCCCTGCTGACCCAGGCGTCGAAGATGCCCGGTCTGGACGGGCGCAAGATGTCCAAATCCTACGCCAACACCCTGGCGCTCAACGACAGCCCCAAGGCCGTCGAGCAGAAACTGCGCACCATGCCCACGGATACCAACCGGGTGCGCCGCACCGACCCCGGCGATCCAGCGCGCTGCCCGGTATGGCAATTCCACGAGGTCTATTCCAGCGCAGATACCAAAGACTGGGTGGCGCAGGGCTGCAAGAGCGCCGGCATCGGCTGCATCGACTGCAAGCAGCCGGTGATCGACGCCGTGCTGGCGGAGCTGGGTCCGATGCAGCAACGCGCCGCCGAATACGAGGCCAGGCCCAACCTGGTGCGCCAGGTGATCGAACAGGGTGGTGCCGCCGCCCGCGCCAGCGCCCAGGCAACCCTGGCGGAAGTACGCCAGGCGATGTCGTTGAGTTATTCATGA
- a CDS encoding PHP domain-containing protein, whose amino-acid sequence MQQRYDLHSHSKASDGTLSPAELVCRARAAGITHFALTDHDTLSGIAEAQGQAQALGLGFTSGVEISVSWNKRTLHLLGLGVDANHPGLLQGLDGLLAFRVWRAEEIARRLKRDAGIADALAGAAALAQGDLIGRTHFAQFLVQAGRAKGVREVFKHFLVNGKPGHVPGDWASLEQAIGWIRAAGGQAVLAHPARYSLTRNKLRGLLGQFQELGGAGLEVVSGSHSLDDCQTMAHHARDFALLASAGSDYHGPESPWLELGRLPPLPSICRPIWQDW is encoded by the coding sequence ATGCAACAGCGCTATGACCTGCACAGCCACTCCAAGGCCTCTGACGGCACCCTGAGCCCGGCGGAACTGGTGTGCCGGGCCCGGGCGGCGGGCATTACCCATTTTGCCCTGACCGATCACGACACCCTCTCCGGTATTGCAGAGGCGCAAGGTCAGGCCCAGGCCCTGGGTCTGGGCTTCACCAGCGGGGTGGAGATCTCGGTGAGCTGGAACAAGCGCACCCTGCATCTGCTGGGGCTGGGGGTCGATGCAAACCACCCCGGACTGCTGCAGGGCCTGGATGGGCTGCTGGCCTTTCGCGTCTGGCGCGCCGAGGAGATCGCCCGCCGCCTCAAGCGCGATGCCGGTATCGCCGATGCCCTGGCCGGTGCCGCCGCCCTGGCCCAGGGGGATCTCATCGGCCGCACCCACTTTGCCCAGTTTTTGGTGCAGGCGGGCCGTGCCAAGGGGGTGCGCGAGGTGTTCAAGCATTTTCTGGTGAACGGCAAGCCCGGCCATGTGCCCGGTGACTGGGCCAGCCTGGAGCAGGCCATCGGCTGGATCCGTGCCGCCGGCGGTCAGGCGGTGCTGGCCCATCCGGCCCGTTACTCCCTCACGCGCAACAAGCTGCGCGGCCTGCTGGGGCAGTTCCAGGAGCTGGGCGGGGCGGGGCTGGAGGTGGTCTCCGGCAGCCACAGTCTGGACGATTGCCAAACGATGGCGCATCATGCCCGCGACTTCGCCCTGCTGGCTTCGGCGGGCTCGGACTACCACGGCCCGGAAAGCCCCTGGCTGGAACTGGGCCGCCTGCCGCCCCTGCCAAGCATCTGCCGGCCCATCTGGCAGGACTGGTGA
- the truB gene encoding tRNA pseudouridine(55) synthase TruB, translating into MARQKRRGRNINGLLLLDKPLKLTSNDALQRVKWLYQAQKAGHTGSLDPLATGLLPLCFGDATKISAYLLDADKHYWARIKLGQTTSTADAEGEVLQERPVPEFSQEQLLDVLAGFSGEISQIPPMYSAIKHKGERLYNLARKGVEVEREPRQVQIHRLSLTQFGSPEFEIEVHCSKGTYIRTLAEDIGEKLGCGGYLSALRRTGVGPYREGEQDLVGMEQLEQLSQDGFAEMDRLLLPLDSALGHWPAVRLTADSAFYMKSGQPVLVPKAPTSGWVRIYDELDRFIAVGEIQEDGKVAPRRQFKV; encoded by the coding sequence AACCGCTGAAGCTGACCTCCAACGATGCCCTGCAGCGGGTCAAGTGGCTGTATCAGGCGCAGAAGGCCGGGCATACCGGCAGCCTGGACCCATTGGCTACCGGCCTGCTGCCGCTGTGCTTTGGCGATGCCACCAAGATCTCCGCCTACCTGCTGGATGCCGACAAGCACTACTGGGCGCGCATCAAGCTCGGCCAGACCACCAGCACCGCCGATGCCGAGGGCGAGGTATTGCAGGAACGGCCGGTGCCCGAGTTCAGCCAAGAGCAGTTGCTTGACGTGCTGGCCGGATTCAGCGGTGAGATCAGCCAGATCCCGCCCATGTACTCGGCGATCAAGCACAAGGGTGAACGGCTGTATAATCTCGCCCGTAAAGGAGTGGAGGTGGAGCGCGAGCCGCGTCAGGTGCAGATCCATCGGCTCAGCCTGACCCAATTCGGCAGCCCCGAGTTCGAGATCGAGGTACATTGCTCCAAGGGCACCTACATCCGCACCCTGGCCGAGGATATCGGCGAGAAATTGGGCTGCGGCGGCTACCTCAGTGCCCTGCGCCGCACCGGCGTTGGCCCCTACCGGGAGGGCGAGCAGGACCTGGTGGGCATGGAACAGCTGGAGCAACTCAGCCAGGACGGTTTTGCCGAGATGGATCGGCTGCTGCTGCCCCTGGACAGCGCCCTGGGCCACTGGCCGGCGGTCCGGCTCACGGCGGATTCGGCCTTTTACATGAAATCCGGCCAGCCGGTATTGGTGCCCAAGGCCCCCACCAGCGGCTGGGTACGCATCTACGATGAACTGGATCGCTTCATCGCCGTGGGCGAGATCCAGGAAGACGGCAAGGTAGCGCCGAGAAGACAATTTAAGGTTTGA
- a CDS encoding site-2 protease family protein yields MLLPLLFAITLHEVAHGWVASLLGDDTARKLGRISLNPFKHIDLLGTLLVPILMYVSTGFIFGWAKPVPVDFGRLHRPRRDMALVALAGPAANLLMMLFWGLLARLGMALHSTGWDWAALPLVYAGGFGLMINAVLMVLNLFPLPPLDGGRVLVSLLPRRLALGMSRLESYGIIILLILLFTGLLWQIVGPLVSGSQQWMALFIETLT; encoded by the coding sequence ATGCTGCTGCCGCTGTTGTTCGCCATCACCCTGCATGAGGTGGCCCACGGCTGGGTGGCCTCCCTGCTGGGGGATGACACCGCGCGCAAACTGGGCCGTATCAGCCTCAATCCGTTCAAGCATATCGATCTGCTCGGCACCCTGCTGGTGCCGATCCTCATGTATGTCTCCACCGGCTTCATCTTCGGCTGGGCCAAGCCGGTACCGGTGGACTTTGGCCGTCTGCATCGGCCGCGCCGGGACATGGCCCTGGTGGCCCTGGCCGGGCCCGCTGCCAACCTGCTGATGATGCTGTTCTGGGGCCTGCTGGCCCGGCTGGGCATGGCCCTGCACAGCACCGGCTGGGACTGGGCGGCGCTGCCGCTGGTCTATGCCGGCGGCTTTGGCCTGATGATCAACGCCGTGCTCATGGTACTCAATCTTTTCCCCCTGCCGCCCCTGGATGGTGGCCGGGTGCTGGTATCCTTGTTGCCCCGACGCCTGGCGCTGGGGATGAGCAGGCTGGAGTCCTATGGCATCATCATCCTGCTGATCCTGCTGTTTACCGGCCTGCTCTGGCAAATCGTCGGCCCCCTGGTGAGCGGCAGCCAACAGTGGATGGCCCTGTTCATCGAAACCCTGACCTGA
- the rpsO gene encoding 30S ribosomal protein S15 has protein sequence MTMSAEDKAKVVAEYRRDEKDTGSPEVQVALLTARINDLSGHFAAHKQDNHSRRGLVRMVNARRKMLDYLKGKDVERYRSLISRLGLRR, from the coding sequence ATGACAATGAGTGCAGAAGACAAGGCAAAGGTAGTAGCCGAGTATCGGCGTGACGAGAAAGACACCGGCTCCCCGGAGGTGCAGGTGGCCCTGCTCACCGCGCGGATCAACGATCTGTCTGGCCACTTTGCCGCCCACAAGCAGGACAATCATTCCCGTCGTGGTCTGGTGCGCATGGTCAATGCGCGACGCAAGATGCTCGACTACCTCAAGGGCAAGGATGTCGAGCGCTATCGCAGCCTGATATCCCGTCTGGGCCTGCGCCGCTAA
- the pnp gene encoding polyribonucleotide nucleotidyltransferase — protein MPTPIKKEFQFGDHKVVLETGEIARQADGAVLVNMNDTVVFVTVVAEKNSGEGKDFFPLTIDYQEKTYAAGKIPGGFFKREGRPSEKEILTCRLIDRPIRPLFPKGFNKETQVIATVKSLNPAVDPEIPALIGASAALMLSGLPFEGPVGAARVGYKDGEYLLNPPVTGLSEVSDLDLVVAGTSEAVLMVESEARGLSEEIMLGAVLFGHEQMQVVINAIKELAAECAKPALVFEPAAADAELQEAVQAECEAAIGEAYTIADKMARYGRLDEIVAAAKAKLCAAAEGETPNWSGDQVYAAIDKLKKKIVRGRILDGQPRIDGRDTQTVRPIWVRTGVLPRTHGSALFTRGETQAMVITTLGTEREAQVIDALEGERKDHFMLHYNFPPFCVGELGRVGSPKRREIGHGRLAKRGILACMPKPEEFPYSIRVVSEITESNGSSSMASVCGTSLSLMDAGVPLKAPVAGVAMGLIKEGERFAVLTDILGDEDHLGDMDFKVAGTAEGINALQMDIKINGITREIMQVALEQAKAGRLHILAEMNKVIDHPREVMSEHAPRFITIKIHPDKIRDIIGKGGATIRGLTEETGATIDVQDDGTVKIFSVDKSAGEEAKKRIELITAEVEVGQIYEGRVARLMDFGAFVTILPGKDGLVHISQISDERVEKVSDKLSEGDIIRVKVLEVDKQGRIRLSMKAVEMGE, from the coding sequence ATACCGACCCCGATTAAGAAAGAATTCCAGTTCGGCGACCACAAGGTCGTGCTTGAGACCGGCGAAATCGCCCGTCAGGCCGATGGTGCCGTACTGGTCAACATGAACGATACCGTCGTCTTCGTTACCGTGGTGGCGGAGAAGAACAGCGGCGAGGGCAAGGACTTCTTCCCCCTGACCATCGACTATCAGGAAAAGACCTATGCTGCCGGCAAGATCCCCGGCGGCTTCTTCAAGCGCGAGGGGCGTCCCTCGGAGAAGGAGATCCTCACCTGCCGCCTGATCGACCGGCCCATCCGGCCGCTGTTCCCCAAGGGCTTCAACAAGGAGACCCAGGTCATCGCCACGGTGAAATCACTGAACCCGGCGGTGGACCCGGAGATCCCTGCCCTGATCGGTGCCTCCGCCGCCTTGATGCTATCCGGTCTGCCCTTCGAAGGCCCGGTGGGCGCGGCCCGGGTCGGCTACAAGGACGGTGAGTACCTGCTCAACCCGCCGGTCACCGGCCTGAGCGAGGTCAGCGACCTGGACCTGGTGGTGGCCGGCACCAGCGAGGCGGTGCTGATGGTGGAATCCGAGGCCCGTGGCCTGTCTGAAGAGATCATGCTCGGTGCCGTGCTGTTCGGCCACGAACAGATGCAGGTGGTGATCAACGCCATCAAGGAACTGGCCGCCGAATGCGCCAAACCGGCCCTGGTGTTCGAACCCGCCGCCGCCGATGCCGAACTGCAGGAGGCGGTGCAGGCCGAGTGCGAGGCCGCCATCGGCGAGGCCTACACCATCGCCGACAAGATGGCCCGCTACGGCCGTCTGGACGAGATCGTCGCCGCCGCCAAGGCCAAGCTCTGCGCCGCCGCCGAGGGAGAAACCCCCAACTGGAGCGGCGATCAGGTCTATGCCGCGATCGACAAACTGAAGAAGAAGATCGTGCGCGGCCGCATCCTGGATGGCCAGCCGCGTATCGACGGCCGCGACACCCAGACCGTGCGGCCCATCTGGGTGCGCACCGGCGTGCTGCCGCGCACCCATGGCTCGGCCCTGTTCACCCGTGGCGAGACCCAGGCCATGGTGATCACCACCCTGGGCACCGAGCGCGAGGCCCAGGTGATCGACGCCCTGGAAGGGGAGCGCAAGGACCACTTCATGCTGCACTACAACTTCCCGCCGTTTTGCGTCGGTGAACTGGGCCGGGTCGGCAGCCCCAAACGGCGCGAGATCGGCCATGGCCGTCTGGCCAAGCGCGGCATACTGGCCTGTATGCCCAAGCCCGAAGAGTTTCCCTACTCGATCCGCGTGGTGTCCGAGATCACGGAGTCCAACGGCTCCTCCTCCATGGCCTCGGTGTGCGGCACCAGTCTGTCGCTGATGGATGCCGGGGTGCCGCTCAAGGCCCCGGTGGCCGGCGTGGCCATGGGGCTGATCAAGGAAGGCGAGCGCTTTGCCGTGCTCACCGACATACTGGGTGACGAGGACCACCTGGGCGACATGGACTTCAAGGTGGCCGGTACCGCCGAGGGCATCAACGCCCTGCAGATGGACATCAAGATCAACGGCATCACCCGCGAGATCATGCAGGTGGCGCTGGAGCAGGCCAAGGCCGGACGTCTGCACATTTTGGCGGAGATGAATAAGGTCATTGACCATCCCCGCGAGGTGATGTCCGAGCACGCCCCGCGCTTTATCACCATCAAGATCCACCCGGACAAGATCCGCGACATCATCGGCAAGGGCGGGGCCACCATCCGTGGCCTCACCGAAGAGACCGGGGCCACCATCGACGTACAGGACGACGGCACGGTGAAGATCTTCTCGGTGGACAAGTCCGCCGGTGAAGAGGCCAAGAAGCGCATCGAGCTGATCACCGCCGAGGTCGAGGTGGGGCAGATCTACGAGGGCCGCGTGGCCCGCCTGATGGACTTCGGCGCCTTTGTCACCATACTGCCCGGCAAGGACGGCCTGGTCCACATCTCGCAGATCTCCGACGAGCGGGTGGAAAAGGTCAGCGACAAGCTCTCCGAGGGCGACATCATCCGCGTCAAGGTGCTGGAGGTGGACAAGCAGGGCCGCATCCGCCTGAGCATGAAGGCGGTGGAGATGGGCGAATAA
- a CDS encoding glycosyltransferase family 4 protein — translation MNILFIHQNFPGQFKFLAPALGGQGHSVVAMRMQKTDLREWQGVRLVPYSAQRGSTPNIHPWVCDFETKIIRAEACFRAALQLKAQGFMPDVIIAHHGWGESLFLKDVWPQARLGIYCEFFYHPQGADVGFDPEFPSQDAGEVCRLRLKNLNNLLHFEAADGGISPTHWQASTFPEPFRERISVVHDGIDTQALAPNPAVRLKLNNGLELTPQDEIITFVNRNLEPYRGYHIFMRSLPQILKRRPRARVLIVGGDGVSYGARPSTGQSWKDIFAAEVRPQISDADWARVHFLGNVPYQHFIPLLQLSSLHVYLTYPFVLSWSLLEAMSLGCAIVASDTQPLHEAIRQDETGRLVGFFDRQGLVDEVCTLLDDPAARQRLGANARAFAQAHYDLRQVCLPRQLAWVEGLLAG, via the coding sequence ATGAATATCCTCTTCATCCACCAGAACTTCCCCGGCCAGTTCAAGTTTCTCGCCCCGGCCCTGGGCGGCCAGGGTCACAGCGTCGTCGCCATGAGGATGCAAAAGACCGACCTCAGGGAATGGCAGGGCGTAAGGCTGGTGCCCTACAGCGCCCAGCGCGGCAGTACGCCCAACATCCACCCCTGGGTATGCGACTTCGAGACCAAGATCATACGCGCCGAGGCCTGCTTTCGCGCCGCCCTGCAACTCAAGGCGCAGGGCTTTATGCCGGATGTTATCATCGCCCACCACGGTTGGGGCGAGAGCCTGTTTCTGAAGGACGTATGGCCCCAGGCCAGGTTGGGCATCTATTGCGAATTCTTCTACCACCCGCAGGGTGCCGATGTGGGGTTCGACCCGGAGTTTCCCTCCCAGGATGCCGGCGAGGTGTGTCGGCTGCGGCTGAAGAACCTCAATAACCTACTGCACTTCGAGGCGGCCGATGGCGGTATCAGCCCCACCCACTGGCAGGCCAGCACCTTTCCCGAACCCTTCCGTGAGCGCATCAGCGTGGTCCACGACGGCATAGATACCCAGGCCCTGGCCCCCAATCCGGCGGTCAGGCTGAAGCTTAACAACGGCCTGGAACTGACCCCGCAGGATGAGATCATCACCTTCGTCAACCGCAACCTGGAGCCCTACCGGGGTTACCACATCTTCATGCGCAGCCTGCCGCAGATCCTCAAGCGCCGCCCCAGGGCGCGGGTGCTGATCGTAGGCGGCGATGGCGTCAGCTACGGTGCCCGACCGAGCACCGGGCAGAGCTGGAAGGACATCTTTGCCGCCGAGGTCCGACCGCAGATCAGCGATGCCGACTGGGCACGGGTACATTTTCTCGGCAATGTCCCCTATCAGCACTTCATTCCTCTGTTGCAGCTATCCAGCCTGCACGTCTATCTGACCTACCCCTTCGTGCTCTCCTGGAGCCTGCTGGAGGCGATGAGCCTGGGTTGCGCCATTGTCGCCAGCGACACCCAGCCGCTGCATGAGGCGATCAGGCAGGATGAGACCGGGCGACTGGTGGGGTTCTTTGACCGGCAGGGGCTGGTGGACGAGGTCTGCACCCTGCTGGATGATCCGGCGGCACGCCAGCGTCTGGGGGCCAATGCGCGGGCCTTTGCCCAGGCCCATTACGACCTGCGCCAGGTCTGCCTGCCCCGGCAACTGGCCTGGGTGGAGGGCCTGCTGGCAGGCTGA